The sequence below is a genomic window from Labilithrix sp..
CGACTTCGAGTGCGGTGGCGGCATGTTCTGCCAGTACTCCCACCCTCGTCGCTGCGAAGCCGGCGCCTGAGAGGATCGAGCACGATGAAGATCGTTCCGCTCCTCCTCACCGTCACGCTCCTCGGTGCTTGCTCCGCTCCGGAGCCCGAACCCGAAGAGACCGGCTCGACCGAGTCCAGCATGCTCGACCATAACGAGAGGATCCTCGAGATGCAGAGGGCCGATCAGCAGCAGGCTCAGGACATCTTTCGGCAGGTCGCGGAAGACACGCAACGCCAGCGCGCCGAGCGGTGGGCAATACTGCAGGAGACCCAGCGGAAAATCGCCGAGATGACGGCCCAGATCGAGGCCGACAAGGCCCGGGCCGCCGCCCGCGCGGCACAGGCATCGGACGCGGGCGTAGAAGAAGACGCGGACGCGGACGCGGACGACTAGCCCTCGGCTCAGTCGGCGAGAACGACGAAGTCGTCGAAACGGATCACGAACGGCGCCGTCGTATCGTCGACGAAGCGGTTGCCGACGTAGCCGCGGCCGGGCGCGTTGTGCGTCCTCTCGAGCGTGAGCTCGCCCGAGCCGCCTCCGCCTTCGGCGCGCGCGGAGAGCTTGCCCTTCTCGAAGTCGACGATGAGCTCGAGCCGCTTCCACGTCGTGAGGTCCACGTCGACGCGACCCTTGGGCACGCTATTTTGGAGCGGGGTCGGCCGCTGGTCCTGCTCGTTGAGATCGATGAACTTGTTTTTGACGTCGTAGCGGAGGTAGGCGTAGACGTCGTCGCGGAGGAAGCCGCCGAGGTGCAGGTACTCCGGAGCGGTCCCTGCCTCGATCGCGACGCGCACGTCGAAGAGGAGGCGGACGCGCTTGGGCGCGACGGCGATCTCGACCTCGTGCTCGGCGCCGGCGGACTCTCCGCCGAGGTTCGGGTACGAGAACGCGAGCGAGGCAGGCGCCGAGCGCGAGTCGTCGGTCGCGAGCTTGGTCGTCACCCGCCCGAACGACAAGAGCAGCAGGCTCCCGGCGTCCACGCCGTCGTAGTCGAAGCACTGCTTGAAGCGCGCGGTGCCGGCGGCGGCGCAGAACGGTCGCTCGACCGGCGGCACGCTCGTCTCGGACGTCGTCGCGTCGCGCGGCCCGCCGCTGCCGCCGTCATCGTCGTCGTCGTCGCCGGGTGGGCGCGCGCCGTCGCGACCGGGCGCGGGGCTCGACGGCGAAAGATCGAGATCGGTCGTCAGCGTCCAGCAGCCGACGATCGACGCGGCGGCGATGAGGGCGAACGCGGCCCGGGCGCGTGACATCGACCGCGATTCTAGCACCGGTGCGAGGGGAGCCGTTACGATGCTGGGCGATCGTGAGCAGTCGAGAAGCCGAGGGCGCCGCCACCGACGTCCAGCAGAAGCTGGCGCTCAGCACGTTCGCGGTGCGGCAGAAGCCCGTCGTCGCGTGGACGGACGCGTCCGGCGCCCATCGCGAGGGCATCGGCGCGGGGCGCGTGCTCCTCGGGTCGTCGCCGCACGTGCAGCTCCGCGTGCACGATCCCGCGGTGTCGCGCCTCCACGCCGAGCTCGAGCTGCGCGACGGTCACGTCTGGGTGCGCGACCTCGGGAGCACGAACGGCACCTGGGTCGACGGCGTGTTCGTTCAGAGCGCGCGCCTCGGCGCCGGCTCGCAGCTCCGCGTCGGCGCGACGACGATCTCGGTCTCCTTCGCGCCCGACGCCGCGAAGACCGCGCTCTGGCCGTACGAGCGCCTCGGTCCGCTCGTCGCGCGCTCGGAGTCGATGCGGGAGCTCTTCTTCATGCTCGCCGACTTCGCGCGCACCGACTCGCCCGTCCTGATCCAGGGCGAGACCGGGACCGGCAAGGAGCTCGTCGCGCGCGCGATCCACGAGTCGTCGCGGCGATCGGAGGGCCCGTTCATCGTCGTCGACTGCGGCGCGCTCCCGGAGGCGCTCCTCGAAGGCGAGCTCTTCGGCCACGTGAAGGGCGCGTTCACCGGCGCGGCCGCGTCGCGCGCGGGCGCCTTCGAGTCGGCCGACGGCGGCACGGTGTTCCTCGACGAGATCGGCGAGCTGCCGCTCTCGATGCAGCCGAAGCTGCTCCGCGTCCTCGAGTCCCTCACCGTGCGCCGCCTCGGCGAGGCGCAGCATCGCCCGGTCGACGTGCGCTTCGTCTCCGCGACGCACCGCGACCTCCGCGCGATGGTCGCGAACGGCAGCTTCCGCGAGGACGTCTACTTCCGCCTCGCGGTGCTGCCCGCCTTCGTGCCTCCGCTCCGCGATCGACCGAGCGACGTCGGGCTCCTCCTCGAGCACTTCCTCGCCTCGCGCGCGATCCACGTCCGGCCCGAGATCGTCGCGGAGATGGAGCGATGCCCGTGGCGCGGCAACGTCCGCGAGCTCCGCGCCTTCACCGAGCGGGCGATCGCGGTCGGACCCGATCGCGCGTGGGCGATGACGCGCGGCCTCGCGACGGGCGGCTCGATCGCGCCGCCGGCGGCGACGTCGACGTCGACGTCGATCTCGACCTCGGTAGCGACGGTCGCGGGCGATCTCCCGCCGGTCGCGGCCGACGTCCCGTTCAAGGTCCTGCGCGAGCGCTGGAGCGATCACCTCGAGCGCGAGTACCTGAAGAGCCTCATCGCGCGTCTGGGCCGCGCCGACGTCGGGGCGCTCGCGGAGGCGGCGGGCCTCGATCGGAGCTACGTTCACCGTCTGTTGAAGAAGCACGATCTCTGAATCGCCGATGAGCCTGTCGCAGTCGAACCATGGATCGGTGCGCGCGGGCGAGGTCATCGCCGGCCGGTACCGCGTCGAGTCGGTCCTCGGCGACGGCGGGCACGGCGTCGTGGTCGGCGCGGTCGACGTTCGAGGGGGAGAGCGCGTCGCGGTCAAGATGCTGCACGCGACGACGGAGGCCGAGCCCACGCTCGTCGCGCGCTTCCTGCGCGAAGGTGAGGCCGCGTCCCGTCTCCGCAGCGAGCACGTCGCGCGCGTGATCGACGCGGGCACGTCCGCGGACGGTCGCCCGTACCTCGTCACCGAGCTACTCGAGGGGGAGGACCTCGCGCGCGTCATCGCGTCGAGCGACGTGCTCGACGTGGGGCAGGCGGTCGACCTCGTGCTCCAGACGTGCGCGGGGCTCGTCGAGGCTCATGGCGCCGGGATCGTCCATCGCGATCTCAAGCCCGCGAACCTGTTCCTCACGAGCGGGGCCGACGGCCGTCCGCTCGTGAAGGTCCTCGACTTCGGGGTCTGCAAGATCGCGAGCGCCGACGCGCTGACGAAGCCATCCGAGCTGATCGGTACGCCGCGCTACATGTCGCCGGAGCAGCTCGCGGGGCGCGAGGCCGACGCGCGCGCCGACATCTGGGCGCTCGGCGTGATCCTCTACGAGCTCGTGACGAAGCAGTCGCCGTTCGAAGGCGAGCGCCTCTCCGCGATCATGAACGCGGTCCTGACGCAGGAGCCACCATCGCTCCACGATCTGCGGCCGGGGGTGCCGGCCGAGCTGTCGCGCATCGCGCGCCGCTGCCTCGCAAAGCGCCCAGACGAGCGCTTCGCGAGCGTCACCGATCTCGCGAGCGCCCTCGCCCCCTTCGGCCTCACCCCCGCCCGACGCTCGCCGGAGGGCCGGCGCCGCGCAGAGCCAGGTGCGCCCGGGACACTCGCATCGCCGGGCGGACGTGCGCCCGAGCGCTCTCCACCGCCGCGCGTCGAGCCGACGCTCGCGTCGCCGGGGCTTCGGTCGAGCCGACAGCAGGCCGAGTCGGTGACGAACGAGCTCGCCATCGCGACACCTCCGCGCCGTAGCGCGGGCGCGCGCGACTCCTCCAACCACGCGGACGCGGGGCGTGGCGCGAGCGTGCGTGATTCCGCCAACCACGCGGGCGCGTCGTCGAGCGACGTGGAGAGTGGCACGCTCGTTTCGGCGTCGGACGAGGCTGTCGTCGCGACGGCGCCTGCGCGCGAGTCGTCGCCGGCGTCGGTGATGCGGCGGTTCGGTAAGTACGTGATGTACGCGCCGCTCGCGAGCGGAGGGATGGCCTCCGTCTACTACGGCGCGATGGAAGAGGAGGACGGCTCGCTCCGTCCCGTCGCGCTGAAGCGTGTCCGCGCCGAGCTCACCGACGCGAACTTCGCCGCGATGTTGTCGGACGAGGCGCGCATCGCAGGGCGCGTGCGCCACGCGAACGTCGTCGCGACGCTCGACGTCATCGTGAGCGACGGCGAGTCGATGCTCGCGCTCGAGTACGTGCCGGGCGTCTCGCTCGGCGAGCTGCTCCGCACGCTGCGCGCCCGCAACGTGAAGGCGCCGCCTGCGATCGCCTCGGTGATCGTCGCGCAGGTCCTCGCCGGTCTCCACGCCGCGCACGAGGCGGTCGATCTCACCGGCCAGCCGCTCGACATCGTGCATCGCGACGTATCGCCGGCGAACGTCTTGCTCCACGAGCGCGGCGTCGCGAAGGTCGCCGACTTCGGCGTCGCCTATGCGCGCGGTCGTCTCCAGAAGACGACGGAGACGGGCGCGATGAAGGGCAAGCTCGCGTACCTCTCGCCGGAGCAGGTGCATGGAGAGGCGACGCGCGCGTCCGACGTCTACGCGGTCGGCGTCGTGCTCTGGGAGATGCTGGTCGGGCGCCCGATGTTCCAGGGCTCCGAGGGCGAGATCCTCGCCGCGGTGCTGCTCGGCAAGATCAAGCCGCCGTCGACGCAGGGCCGTCCCGACGTCCGCGCGCTCGACGCCGTCGTGATGACCGCGCTCGAGCACGACGCGGGCCGGCGATACGCCGACGCGCAGCAGATGATCGACGCGCTCGCCGCCGCGGCGCCCCCTGCGACGCAAGAGGAGCTCGCCGCGTTCATCGAAGCGCAGATGCACGACTCGCTCGTGCGCCGCCGCTCCGAGATCGGCACGATGCTCGAGGCGATCGCCCGCTCGAACATCTTCGCCGAAGGCGCCCCCGTAACCCTCCCACTCGATCCACCCGCCCACGCGTCAGGCTCCGCGCCCGCGCACGCGTCGGGCCCCGGGCTCGCGCAT
It includes:
- a CDS encoding sigma 54-interacting transcriptional regulator, whose protein sequence is MSSREAEGAATDVQQKLALSTFAVRQKPVVAWTDASGAHREGIGAGRVLLGSSPHVQLRVHDPAVSRLHAELELRDGHVWVRDLGSTNGTWVDGVFVQSARLGAGSQLRVGATTISVSFAPDAAKTALWPYERLGPLVARSESMRELFFMLADFARTDSPVLIQGETGTGKELVARAIHESSRRSEGPFIVVDCGALPEALLEGELFGHVKGAFTGAAASRAGAFESADGGTVFLDEIGELPLSMQPKLLRVLESLTVRRLGEAQHRPVDVRFVSATHRDLRAMVANGSFREDVYFRLAVLPAFVPPLRDRPSDVGLLLEHFLASRAIHVRPEIVAEMERCPWRGNVRELRAFTERAIAVGPDRAWAMTRGLATGGSIAPPAATSTSTSISTSVATVAGDLPPVAADVPFKVLRERWSDHLEREYLKSLIARLGRADVGALAEAAGLDRSYVHRLLKKHDL
- a CDS encoding protein kinase, with amino-acid sequence MSLSQSNHGSVRAGEVIAGRYRVESVLGDGGHGVVVGAVDVRGGERVAVKMLHATTEAEPTLVARFLREGEAASRLRSEHVARVIDAGTSADGRPYLVTELLEGEDLARVIASSDVLDVGQAVDLVLQTCAGLVEAHGAGIVHRDLKPANLFLTSGADGRPLVKVLDFGVCKIASADALTKPSELIGTPRYMSPEQLAGREADARADIWALGVILYELVTKQSPFEGERLSAIMNAVLTQEPPSLHDLRPGVPAELSRIARRCLAKRPDERFASVTDLASALAPFGLTPARRSPEGRRRAEPGAPGTLASPGGRAPERSPPPRVEPTLASPGLRSSRQQAESVTNELAIATPPRRSAGARDSSNHADAGRGASVRDSANHAGASSSDVESGTLVSASDEAVVATAPARESSPASVMRRFGKYVMYAPLASGGMASVYYGAMEEEDGSLRPVALKRVRAELTDANFAAMLSDEARIAGRVRHANVVATLDVIVSDGESMLALEYVPGVSLGELLRTLRARNVKAPPAIASVIVAQVLAGLHAAHEAVDLTGQPLDIVHRDVSPANVLLHERGVAKVADFGVAYARGRLQKTTETGAMKGKLAYLSPEQVHGEATRASDVYAVGVVLWEMLVGRPMFQGSEGEILAAVLLGKIKPPSTQGRPDVRALDAVVMTALEHDAGRRYADAQQMIDALAAAAPPATQEELAAFIEAQMHDSLVRRRSEIGTMLEAIARSNIFAEGAPVTLPLDPPAHASGSAPAHASGPGLAHASGPSPAHASGAGLAHALGPAHARPSVAPDARESGPVFVPPLVPARVADASARSRGRVSAVIGAGVALFFLGSAAAVWATMRPARPVTAPPPSVAATEPSVAVPPPSGATPEPSAESPGPDIDDAPDEPPIAASPTASMSASADHKAPRGRPRKNTKGCTPPYYINEEGRTIWKRECFRK